Genomic window (Nisaea sp.):
AGCCGCATCGGCGGCAGTTTCTTTTTCGATGACGATCATTGTCGGGACTTCCGGCCTTGGGATGGCCGTCCCGAAGAGGGAAGCGGCCTAGAGCGTGATGACGGACAGCGCACTACGCGCGGCGATACGTCGTCGTCGCGGGTTTGCTCGTCGCTCTGTGGTGGCCGTGATGTTCATGGCATCCAATTTCCCAAACTCATTGCCAAATACTGCATAAGGCCGTGACCTGCCAATAAAAAAGCGCTGTGGATGAATTATTCACAGCGCTTTTTCGATCGATGGTGCGCCGGTTATCCGGCGAGTTCCGCCAGCCGGGCCATGATGGCGGCGTTGGAGCGGATGCCCCGGTGGAAGCAGACCATCTCGAACTTCTCGTTCGGGCTATGCACGCGGTCATCCTCCAGCCCGAAGCCGACGAGCAGGCTGTCCATGCCGAGCAGGTTGCGGATAGATCCGGCGGCTGGAATGGAGCCGCCACAGCCGATCAGAACGGGCTCCGTTTCGTACTCGTCCCGCAAACCGGCGACCGCCGCTTTCAGATAATCGGACTCCGTCGGTACCCGCAGCGCCGGGAAGCCGCCCTCGTGGACGATTTCCAGGCTGTAGCCCTTCGGCAACCGTTCGGTGACGAAGGCTTTCAGCCCGGCGATGATCTTGTCCGGGTCCTGGTCCGGTACCAGCCGGCAGGTGATCTTGGCGGATGCCTCGGAGGCGATAACGGTCTTGCCGCCCGGATCCTGATAGCCGCCGGTGATGCCGTTGACGTCCAGCGTCGGCCGGGCCCAGATCCGCTCCAGCGCGGAGAAGCCCTGCTCGCCGCCCGGTACTTCCAGCCCGACTTCCCTGAGAAAGGCCTCTTCGTCGAAACCGAGGCCGGCCCATTGTTTCAGCTCATTGTCGCCGACCGGCAGGACATCGTCATAGAAGTCCTCGATCCGGATGCGCCCGGTCTCGTCATGGAAGTCGCCGAGGATCTTGGAGAGCAGGTTGATCGGGTTGATGACGCCGCCGCCATACATGCCGGAATGCAGATCCCGGCTCGGGCCCTTGATGCTGACCTCAACGGAGACGATGCCGCGTAGCATGTAGGTGATGGCCGGCTTGTCGACCGCCCACATGCCGGTATCGCAGACGACGCAGGCATCGGCGCTCAGCTCGTCCTTGTTGGCGGCAAGGAAAGGCTCAAGGCTTTCGGAGCCGCTTTCCTCTTCGCCTTCCAGCAGCACTGTCACGTTGATCGGCAGGGAGCCGTGCACGTCCATCCAGGCGCGGAAGGCCTCGATGAAGGTCATCACCTGACCTTTGTCATCGACGGCACCTCGGGCGACGATGCGCTTGCCGCGCTCTGCCTCGACGATCACCGGCTCGAACGGATCGGAATCCCAGAGCTCATAAGGATCGGCCGGCTGCACGTCGTAATGGCCGTAATAAAGGATGTGCGGCGCGCCTTCGGGGCCCTTCATGTGGCCGACCACCATCGGGTGCTTCAAGGCCGGGCGCACGGCTGCGTCGAAGCCGATCTCGACTAACTGGCGTGCCATCCATTCGGCGGCGCGCAGCACATCGGGATCGAATTTCGGATCTGTGCTGATGCTGGGAATACGCAGCACGTCGACAAGCCGTTCGACTGACTGGTCCAGGCCCGCATCAATGCGGTCGAGAACGGGGGTGAGAAGGTCCTTGGTCATGGGGCACCGTGTTCGAATTAGGGGCAAACCGCGCAGGCTGTTTTTCCGAGAGTGGAAAGCGCGAGGATTGATTGTCTCTAGTCTGGCTGGGTATCGTCCCCGGAACAAGGGCTTGAGCCCGAGACATCTGGAGGAAGTGCCGTGACGCGGCTATTGGACCTGATCAAGCCGGGCAAGCTTTTGATTGCACCCGGTATCTTCGACGGTATTTCCGCGCGCA
Coding sequences:
- a CDS encoding dipeptidase translates to MTKDLLTPVLDRIDAGLDQSVERLVDVLRIPSISTDPKFDPDVLRAAEWMARQLVEIGFDAAVRPALKHPMVVGHMKGPEGAPHILYYGHYDVQPADPYELWDSDPFEPVIVEAERGKRIVARGAVDDKGQVMTFIEAFRAWMDVHGSLPINVTVLLEGEEESGSESLEPFLAANKDELSADACVVCDTGMWAVDKPAITYMLRGIVSVEVSIKGPSRDLHSGMYGGGVINPINLLSKILGDFHDETGRIRIEDFYDDVLPVGDNELKQWAGLGFDEEAFLREVGLEVPGGEQGFSALERIWARPTLDVNGITGGYQDPGGKTVIASEASAKITCRLVPDQDPDKIIAGLKAFVTERLPKGYSLEIVHEGGFPALRVPTESDYLKAAVAGLRDEYETEPVLIGCGGSIPAAGSIRNLLGMDSLLVGFGLEDDRVHSPNEKFEMVCFHRGIRSNAAIMARLAELAG